A region from the Kineothrix sp. IPX-CK genome encodes:
- a CDS encoding ABC transporter ATP-binding protein, with the protein MMIVCDGLVKIYKTNTVEVMALQGLDMNVAKGELMAVVGNSGSGKSTFLNMVGGLIKPSAGQLLVDGKDLFRLSEKQLVDYKRNTVGFVWQKNSRNLFPYLSAIRNVEVPMQFCKDNEAMRSEAKRRERALELLELVGMSHRKDSLLHQLSGGEQQRVAIAIALANRPKLLLADEPTGAVDQKTSLMIQDMFRVLNRELGVTIVIVTHDVSLSKKVDRVVMIRDGKISSERVMKQGYLERMKHLDVSELETENMQEEFAVLDRAGRVQLTKGILEQAGIEGNRVRIEVQEGKIIISA; encoded by the coding sequence ATGATGATAGTTTGTGACGGATTAGTAAAAATATATAAGACGAACACGGTAGAGGTCATGGCACTGCAGGGGCTTGACATGAATGTGGCAAAGGGCGAACTGATGGCGGTGGTAGGCAACAGCGGCAGCGGTAAATCAACCTTTCTCAATATGGTGGGCGGCCTTATCAAGCCCTCCGCAGGGCAGCTTCTTGTGGACGGCAAGGACTTATTCCGTCTGAGTGAAAAGCAGCTTGTGGATTATAAGAGAAATACGGTAGGCTTCGTCTGGCAGAAGAATTCCAGAAATCTGTTCCCTTATCTGAGCGCGATCCGCAACGTGGAAGTACCGATGCAGTTTTGCAAAGATAACGAAGCGATGAGAAGCGAGGCTAAGAGACGGGAGAGAGCTTTGGAGCTTCTGGAGCTGGTAGGCATGTCTCACCGCAAGGACAGTCTGCTCCATCAATTATCGGGCGGAGAACAGCAGAGGGTGGCTATCGCCATAGCTCTCGCCAATAGGCCGAAGCTTCTGTTAGCGGATGAACCTACGGGGGCGGTGGATCAGAAAACATCCCTGATGATTCAGGACATGTTCCGTGTGCTGAACAGAGAATTGGGAGTAACCATCGTTATCGTTACCCACGATGTGAGCCTTTCCAAAAAGGTAGACCGGGTGGTCATGATACGCGATGGAAAAATCAGCAGTGAGCGTGTCATGAAGCAAGGTTATTTAGAACGAATGAAACATCTGGATGTAAGCGAGCTGGAGACAGAGAATATGCAGGAGGAGTTTGCGGTGCTCGATAGAGCTGGAAGAGTGCAGCTTACCAAGGGCATACTGGAGCAGGCGGGAATCGAAGGAAATCGCGTGCGGATAGAAGTTCAGGAGGGGAAGATTATCATTTCCGCTTAA
- a CDS encoding ABC transporter ATP-binding protein, producing the protein MKEKKKIISTSALTKKFPLAGGSEITVLKGIDIDVEEGTLAILKGRSGSGKTTLVNILSALDLPTEGKAFFDGKEMNAMSEHQREELRRYHMGYIFQAVALVPVMNVYENVEFSLRLAGYEKDRKERVEECLKKVGLVKRMYHMPQELSGGEQQRVAIARALAHNPKVVFADEPTGALDTDNGLLVVKLFKELVEQEGVTIVMTTHDPSLMELGDAVFEIEDGVIVGRNDDSL; encoded by the coding sequence ATGAAGGAAAAGAAAAAAATAATAAGTACATCGGCACTTACAAAAAAATTTCCTCTTGCCGGAGGCAGTGAGATTACGGTCCTTAAAGGAATCGACATAGATGTAGAAGAAGGAACGCTCGCTATATTGAAGGGACGTTCCGGCTCGGGAAAGACTACACTGGTCAATATTCTGAGTGCGTTGGATTTGCCGACAGAAGGGAAGGCGTTTTTTGACGGGAAGGAAATGAATGCCATGTCGGAGCACCAGAGAGAAGAGCTTCGAAGATACCATATGGGCTATATTTTTCAGGCGGTGGCACTTGTCCCCGTTATGAATGTATATGAAAATGTGGAGTTTTCCTTAAGGCTTGCGGGCTATGAGAAGGACAGGAAGGAGCGCGTGGAGGAATGTCTTAAGAAGGTGGGGCTTGTGAAACGCATGTATCACATGCCACAGGAGCTTTCCGGCGGTGAGCAGCAGCGAGTGGCGATAGCGCGGGCACTGGCGCATAATCCCAAGGTGGTGTTTGCGGACGAACCTACCGGAGCGCTGGATACGGATAACGGACTTTTGGTAGTAAAACTGTTTAAGGAGCTGGTGGAGCAGGAGGGCGTTACGATTGTTATGACGACCCACGATCCCAGCCTGATGGAGCTTGGAGATGCGGTTTTCGAAATAGAGGATGGTGTGATAGTTGGAAGAAATGATGATAGTTTGTGA
- a CDS encoding ABC transporter permease, with amino-acid sequence MIRFVWQKLIHKKWLNMCTFLGIILLVSVAAGNVLYQGAALNKLLQNKFDSYIGENNTYPALVEAVYPFAYTDREETAVAQAKTVCGTVSAAIEDKLPVKERENVMLFTSDSLLGVPSYQSDDSKQDYFFIPSYMDNMEEHTKILKGEPFAEAADEEGIYECIVNESMVFSYNLSVGEMITFPKTQMKDGKELKIRIAGIFKENDSHDSYWVRFPGSYENNLFISQAALDEIMGRRDADTVNMSLIYDVLLDYESMSFKQADETIAGLADITANPPAVKMTVNSGLGELLGSYMDAQNQVKATMRTLQIPLLVLLMVFLYMVSSHVFEMEQNEIAMLKSRGVGNGQILGIYFAQSFLLAIAGAVFGVLLGWVFASLLGSANAFMEFVGGRRMRIAPDIGLPVSVLAAILAAVMFMTLPVLRYTALSVVEIKNKKNMAEKSFWERYYLDVALLVLSLYIRYSLLNQQESLAQQIIRGESMDPVLFLSSGIFMLGCGMVFLRLLKLVIKVVYRIGRKRWKPAVYVSFLQIIRTGKKQNFISVFLILTIAMGIFYANTARTMNTSIEERIRYDTGADIVSSEQWKNNLPFAKKNKKPVTYEEPNFLRYEELSGQVQSMTRVIRDTGVRMYYGDKVFEQNTLMAIHTKEFGETAWMKENALDKHWYYYLNDISQAADGVLVSSNFRDKMGVQIGDSIKYTLFDELGNARALATATVYGFVDIWPGYSPYREERTADGSIIYADNYLIVANYSQVVSIFGPTPYEVWVKADRGTELIKDLAEEKGMELTNIVGAKDELIRSKNDASIQVTNGLLTISFLIILILCTVGFLIHWILVIKKRELMFGIYRAMGLSMGEVKYMLVHEQIFSSMTAIATGAFVGFFASYLYIPLLMIAYLPKKHALSFEVVSAPLDMIRIGGVLAVMLTICFLILAKVVAGMKIAQALKLGED; translated from the coding sequence ATGATTCGATTTGTATGGCAGAAATTGATACATAAAAAATGGCTGAATATGTGCACCTTTTTGGGGATCATCCTCCTGGTCAGCGTCGCTGCCGGAAATGTGCTCTATCAGGGAGCTGCGCTTAATAAGCTGTTGCAGAACAAGTTCGATAGTTACATAGGAGAGAATAATACATATCCGGCATTGGTAGAGGCTGTCTATCCCTTTGCATATACTGATAGGGAGGAGACCGCTGTCGCTCAGGCAAAGACGGTGTGCGGGACGGTAAGTGCGGCAATTGAAGACAAGCTCCCCGTTAAGGAAAGAGAAAACGTTATGCTGTTTACCTCAGACAGTCTTTTAGGTGTTCCCTCTTATCAGAGCGATGATTCTAAGCAGGACTACTTTTTTATCCCCAGCTATATGGATAATATGGAGGAACATACAAAGATATTAAAGGGAGAGCCTTTTGCCGAGGCCGCAGATGAAGAAGGTATATATGAATGTATCGTAAATGAGAGCATGGTTTTTAGTTATAATCTTTCCGTAGGGGAGATGATAACCTTTCCCAAGACACAGATGAAAGATGGAAAAGAACTTAAAATCCGTATTGCAGGAATTTTTAAGGAAAATGACAGCCATGACAGTTATTGGGTGAGATTCCCGGGCAGCTATGAGAACAATCTATTCATTTCTCAGGCCGCACTGGACGAAATCATGGGGCGCAGGGACGCAGATACGGTAAATATGAGCCTTATCTATGATGTGCTTCTGGATTATGAGAGCATGAGCTTTAAGCAGGCGGATGAAACCATAGCCGGTCTGGCAGATATAACGGCTAACCCTCCTGCAGTGAAGATGACGGTCAATTCGGGGCTGGGAGAGCTTCTTGGCAGCTATATGGATGCACAGAATCAGGTAAAGGCGACCATGAGGACACTGCAGATACCTCTTCTGGTGCTGCTGATGGTATTCCTGTACATGGTATCCTCCCATGTGTTCGAGATGGAGCAGAATGAAATCGCCATGCTAAAGAGCAGAGGCGTGGGCAACGGACAGATTCTTGGCATCTATTTCGCCCAGTCCTTCCTCCTGGCCATAGCGGGAGCAGTGTTCGGCGTCCTGTTGGGCTGGGTATTCGCCTCCCTTTTAGGAAGCGCTAACGCGTTTATGGAATTCGTAGGAGGGCGGCGCATGCGCATTGCGCCGGATATAGGACTTCCTGTCTCCGTACTGGCGGCGATTCTGGCGGCGGTAATGTTCATGACATTGCCGGTGCTCAGATATACGGCGCTCAGTGTGGTGGAAATAAAGAATAAGAAAAATATGGCTGAAAAGTCGTTCTGGGAGAGATATTATCTGGACGTAGCACTGCTCGTTCTTTCTCTCTATATAAGGTACAGCCTTTTGAACCAGCAGGAGTCGCTGGCACAGCAGATCATACGGGGAGAAAGCATGGACCCCGTTCTTTTCCTGAGCTCGGGGATTTTCATGCTGGGCTGCGGGATGGTTTTTCTGAGACTTTTGAAGCTTGTGATCAAGGTGGTGTACCGCATCGGAAGAAAGCGATGGAAGCCGGCCGTTTACGTATCCTTCCTTCAGATTATAAGAACGGGGAAAAAGCAGAACTTTATTTCCGTTTTCCTCATACTCACCATAGCCATGGGAATCTTTTATGCCAATACGGCTCGTACCATGAACACCAGCATCGAGGAGCGGATCCGCTATGATACGGGAGCGGATATCGTAAGCAGCGAGCAGTGGAAGAATAATCTGCCCTTCGCAAAGAAGAATAAAAAGCCGGTAACCTATGAAGAACCGAATTTCCTTCGCTATGAGGAGCTGTCCGGGCAGGTGCAGAGTATGACCAGGGTCATCAGGGATACCGGCGTGCGCATGTATTACGGCGATAAGGTATTCGAGCAGAATACGCTCATGGCGATTCATACGAAGGAGTTCGGAGAGACTGCGTGGATGAAGGAAAACGCTCTGGATAAGCATTGGTATTATTATTTGAACGATATATCGCAGGCAGCGGACGGCGTACTGGTATCCTCTAATTTCCGCGATAAGATGGGAGTACAGATCGGAGACAGCATCAAATATACTCTATTCGATGAGCTGGGCAATGCGAGGGCCTTAGCTACCGCAACTGTTTATGGCTTCGTGGATATATGGCCGGGATATTCTCCCTACCGGGAGGAAAGGACGGCCGATGGCAGTATCATCTATGCGGATAATTATTTAATTGTAGCGAATTACAGTCAGGTAGTAAGCATTTTTGGCCCTACTCCCTATGAGGTGTGGGTTAAGGCGGACAGGGGAACTGAGCTGATAAAGGATTTGGCAGAGGAAAAAGGAATGGAATTGACTAATATAGTCGGCGCAAAAGATGAGCTGATACGAAGCAAAAATGACGCATCTATCCAGGTGACTAACGGTCTGCTTACCATAAGCTTCCTCATCATACTTATCCTTTGTACCGTCGGCTTTTTAATCCATTGGATTCTGGTCATCAAGAAACGGGAGCTAATGTTCGGTATATACCGTGCGATGGGGCTTTCCATGGGAGAGGTGAAATACATGCTCGTTCACGAGCAGATTTTTTCATCTATGACGGCCATAGCGACAGGCGCCTTTGTCGGCTTCTTCGCGTCCTATCTCTATATTCCGCTCCTTATGATCGCTTATCTGCCAAAGAAGCATGCGCTGTCCTTCGAGGTGGTAAGCGCTCCTCTCGATATGATAAGAATCGGCGGGGTACTTGCTGTTATGTTAACTATATGCTTCCTCATACTGGCGAAAGTGGTAGCTGGTATGAAGATTGCACAGGCGTTAAAGCTCGGGGAAGATTAG